A window from uncultured Fusobacterium sp. encodes these proteins:
- the folP gene encoding dihydropteroate synthase gives MQILQCRDKKLELGKKTLIMGILNVTPDSFSDGGTHNTLEKALEHAKLMLKEGADIIDIGGESTRPGYTKITEEEEIARVVPIIKEVVKLGAIVSIDTYKFKVAKAAFEAGAHILNDIWGLQYDNGKMAEIVKKYNVPVIAMHNQEDKIYNDDIIFTIKKFFKKTHDIAEKYGIPRDNIILDPGIGFGKGIDENLEVLSRLEELRELGRILLGASRKRFIGTILNDLPPQERVEGTVATTVIGIEKGVDIVRVHDVLANKRAAMVADRIIRR, from the coding sequence ATACAAATTTTACAATGTAGAGATAAAAAACTAGAGTTAGGTAAAAAAACTTTAATAATGGGAATACTTAATGTAACTCCTGATTCTTTTTCTGATGGAGGAACGCACAACACTCTTGAAAAAGCTCTTGAACATGCTAAATTAATGTTAAAAGAGGGTGCTGATATCATAGATATTGGAGGAGAATCTACAAGACCTGGATACACTAAAATTACAGAAGAAGAGGAAATTGCAAGAGTTGTTCCCATTATAAAAGAAGTAGTTAAATTAGGAGCTATTGTTTCTATTGATACTTATAAATTCAAAGTTGCAAAAGCAGCTTTTGAAGCTGGTGCACATATCCTAAATGATATTTGGGGCTTACAGTATGACAATGGAAAAATGGCAGAAATTGTAAAAAAATACAATGTTCCAGTTATAGCTATGCACAATCAAGAAGATAAAATCTATAATGATGATATTATTTTTACCATAAAAAAATTCTTTAAAAAAACACACGATATTGCAGAAAAATATGGTATTCCTAGAGATAATATAATACTTGATCCAGGAATAGGATTTGGAAAAGGTATAGATGAAAATTTAGAAGTTTTGTCAAGGTTAGAGGAGTTAAGAGAGTTAGGAAGAATACTTTTAGGAGCATCTAGAAAAAGATTTATAGGAACAATATTAAATGATTTACCGCCTCAAGAGAGAGTAGAGGGAACAGTTGCAACTACTGTAATAGGAATAGAAAAAGGTGTAGATATAGTAAGAGTTCATGATGTATTAGCCAATAAAAGAGCTGCTATGGTAGCTGATAGAATTATAAGAAGATGA
- the trxA gene encoding thioredoxin codes for MAILHITKENFENEVLNSKEPVLVDFWASWCGPCKALAPILEEVDTELAGSVKVAKINIDEEEELAAQFRVMSIPTLLLFKNGEVVNKSVGLAPKDEVLEFAKY; via the coding sequence ATGGCAATTTTACATATAACAAAAGAAAATTTTGAAAATGAGGTTCTAAATTCAAAAGAGCCTGTATTAGTTGATTTCTGGGCTTCTTGGTGTGGACCTTGTAAAGCTTTAGCACCTATATTAGAAGAGGTAGATACTGAATTAGCAGGTAGTGTAAAAGTAGCTAAAATAAATATTGATGAAGAAGAAGAATTAGCTGCTCAATTTAGAGTAATGAGTATTCCTACATTATTACTTTTCAAAAACGGGGAAGTTGTTAATAAATCAGTAGGACTTGCTCCAAAAGATGAAGTTTTAGAATTTGCTAAATACTAA
- the aphA gene encoding acid phosphatase AphA, giving the protein MKKKVLVFSFLLSSIIFCAGPKVPYTNEGFYTNEQVQKPVHFVSAETIRESLEGVDPINVSFDIDDTLLHSSGYFRYGQDYFQIPNDKRGELSYLYNQKFWDYLAEMGDEHSIPKESTKEIIKMHLDRGDHIFFITGRTKHSKDKNYTSTKLSKTLKRFFDLPEEIYVEYTGEKPLDGFKYDKSYYIKKHDVSIHYGDSDDDILAAREVGIRGIRIQRAYNSTNPQKMNGGYGEEVLINSAW; this is encoded by the coding sequence ATGAAGAAAAAAGTTTTAGTATTTTCATTCTTACTTTCAAGTATTATATTTTGTGCTGGACCAAAGGTTCCATATACTAATGAAGGATTTTATACAAATGAACAAGTTCAAAAGCCAGTACATTTTGTTTCTGCTGAAACAATAAGAGAGAGTTTAGAGGGAGTAGATCCTATTAATGTTAGTTTTGATATAGATGATACGTTACTTCACTCAAGTGGCTATTTTAGATATGGACAAGATTATTTTCAAATTCCAAATGATAAAAGAGGAGAACTAAGTTATCTTTATAATCAAAAGTTTTGGGATTATTTAGCTGAAATGGGAGATGAACACTCTATTCCTAAAGAATCAACTAAAGAGATAATAAAAATGCATTTAGATAGAGGGGATCATATATTCTTTATAACAGGAAGAACTAAACATTCTAAAGATAAAAATTATACTTCTACAAAGTTATCAAAAACTTTAAAGAGATTTTTTGATTTACCTGAGGAAATATATGTGGAATATACTGGAGAAAAACCTTTAGATGGCTTTAAATATGATAAAAGTTACTATATAAAGAAACATGATGTATCTATTCATTATGGAGATAGTGATGATGATATTTTAGCTGCAAGAGAGGTTGGAATTAGAGGAATACGTATTCAAAGAGCTTATAATTCTACTAATCCACAAAAAATGAATGGTGGTTATGGAGAAGAAGTCTTAATAAATTCAGCTTGGTAG
- the deoC gene encoding deoxyribose-phosphate aldolase encodes MDKNKILSAVDHTLLTQTATWEEIKQILDDGIKYNVASACIPASYVKEAKEYVGNKLPICTVIGFPNGYSTTAVKVFETEDAVKNGADEIDMVINISDVKNKRYENVLEEIKAIHKACNGKILKVIIETCLLNEEEKIKMCEIVTESGAEYIKTSTGFSTGGATFDDIALMKKYVGKDVKIKAAGGISSLEDAEKFMELGADRLGTSRIVKIIKGQDIPKNSY; translated from the coding sequence ATGGATAAAAATAAAATTTTAAGTGCTGTTGATCATACACTTTTAACTCAAACTGCAACTTGGGAAGAGATAAAACAAATTCTTGATGATGGAATAAAATATAATGTTGCATCTGCTTGTATACCAGCTTCTTATGTGAAAGAAGCAAAAGAGTATGTAGGGAATAAATTACCAATTTGTACAGTAATTGGTTTCCCTAATGGATATTCAACTACTGCTGTAAAAGTATTTGAAACAGAGGATGCTGTAAAAAATGGTGCAGATGAGATAGATATGGTTATTAATATCTCAGATGTAAAGAATAAGAGATATGAAAATGTTTTAGAAGAGATTAAAGCTATTCATAAAGCTTGTAATGGAAAAATTTTAAAAGTAATTATTGAGACTTGTCTTTTAAATGAAGAGGAAAAAATAAAGATGTGTGAAATAGTTACTGAATCAGGAGCTGAATATATAAAAACTTCTACTGGATTTTCAACTGGAGGAGCTACATTTGATGATATAGCTCTAATGAAAAAATATGTAGGAAAAGATGTAAAAATTAAAGCTGCTGGTGGTATTTCATCACTAGAAGATGCAGAGAAATTTATGGAACTTGGTGCTGATAGACTTGGTACAAGTAGAATAGTAAAAATTATTAAGGGACAAGATATTCCTAAAAATTCATATTAA